A region of the Denticeps clupeoides chromosome 12, fDenClu1.1, whole genome shotgun sequence genome:
TGTGGGTGAAAGCCTCTTCATATGAATGCGCTTATGTTGAGTTTTCTGTAGGATAATACGTGATAAAAACAGATCTGGCCAGAAAATCTCAAAGAATCTTTAAAATGATAAGTAAGTAATAAAATACAACTCCAAACAAAGGCACATGTCAGTCACTGTTTGTATCAAAATTAGCCAACAAATCAATTTTGTAatctcatgaaaaataaaacagattaataTAGTCATTTAGAATATAAAGAACAAAAGGATTAAAAGTGAACTCTTTACCTTGTCCAGGGTTAAACATGTTTGTTGGTCCAGCTGGTTGAAGAcagtccaagaaaagaaaaacttgaaTGTAATCATTAGAACAAGCAAGCCACGCCTCTCCCCAGTCCCAGAGACCTCCTCAGAACATGGATGGGAAGGTCTTATACATTCACAGTTTATAAAAGCTGGCAGAGACTGTTCACAAAACATCAAAAAAGGTGTATCTTATATATCTTCATCTTCCTTCTCTTCATCAGAACAAGCAAGCCACGCCTCTACCCAGTCCCAGAGACCTCCTCAGAACATGGATGGGAAGGTTTTATACATTCACAGTTTATAAAAGTTGGCAGAGACTGTTCACAAAACATCAAAAAAGGTGTATCTTATATATCTTCATCTTCCCTCTCTTCATCAGGATTGTATAGAAGCACCCCTGACTGTAGACACCTTGTTTTTGCCACAGCTTCTGCCTTCTGGCAATAATGTATtccattatatttatattaatacagGCAAGTAATGTGACCTTTATTTGTGCTCCTTTTTTGGGTTCTTTTTGATAGATTCTTATGCTCGATCTACAAGTAAtcttatataattatattatagttatgttattaatttatacatttaaagtTAACTGCACACAGGcttgtttattaaaacacaccataaagattttaaaatgcTACTCTTTAATTATTCAAAATATCACTAACTAAACATATCATGCTCTACTGATCAGTGGCCACATGTAATAGTGTAATTAATTATAACAACTATTGGTTTACATATGAGTGATATGATTATCTTCGCTGCACTAAGTAATGTTTGTGCCATAGTGAAGCATGGGTTGTGCTGGCATCTGGTGGTCAACATTTGTAGATATGCAAAAAGGGAATACACATCTTGTGATGACTATTGCCTCTCAGTGCTTGCATATAAAGAGGCCTTGTTTCCTTCTATTGTGCCTTTTGATTTCATCACCAAAAACGAAAAAGCTTTATATGATTGCtcaataaatgtcaaaaaattCATTTCAGAAGTCATGTCAATTTAATAGTCCATCAGAGCTCATCATTCAATTAAAACTTCTAGCCTGGTTTCAAAAACCCCAGAGCTTTTAGTGGGTCTGACCAGTACACTGTTCATTATCCTGACACATGCAAAACGCACCAATCCGAGTCGGTCAGCAAAGATGTCCTGGGCTTTGTCCAGCAGCCACAAACAACTAGGACAATGTCTCCTAGAAAGAGACTTATTTTTGTCCTATTCCAACTCTGACTCTCACAAGCCATTTGATCCATCTTGAGACGTACTGCAAACTATTGTctgagaaattaaaataatttcaaataacAAAAGgtagtttataaaaaaataaagctattTATATTTGAGTGCACTGGATTGCATGACGTAACAAATAAAGTaatttcaaaatatttaattttaaatatagatcttttttttttattttctcctccaGTGTGATCAAAcgttttgttcttcttcttcttcgtagAAGTAAACTGTAGTCCCCAATCTGCATCGCTGCAGCGCCTCCACAAGTCGCCAGGCATTACTACACTCGATGATTTTACgattttatgatttttagaAATTTATTGTGCACCTTTCCACATTCCGCGACCTTTCTTGAGTACTGGCTCTCGCCTTCATACAGACGGTTCTTTTCATTGCGGCGTGTATTTTCCGTGAAGTGAACTTCCGGCGCCAGGGTCgatttcccagcagcccctgcgctctctctttctctaccgAGTGCGTCTCTCTGGTACCTGCGGGGAGTGCGGTGAGCGGAATTAAATCTAATATCATCCTGATACGAGTAGCTCGGTGCGGCCTGCTGGGGGTTCTGCCGATAAATAACATCGATCGCCGCACGGTTTCGCCTAAATGGTTTGGGAACGGGTGGTTTATAGGGGCAGCTGGGGAGCATTTTACATGGCGTCCTCGGTGCGCCGGTTAGCAGCAGTAGTACTGATTTCGAGCTTGACCAACGCTTAAATGTCGACAGTTTGCGGCTCTCCGCGTTGAGCGTAATGAATGTGAGGCGTGCGTCAGTGCCGTCCAGTTCTGGCTCCTGTTAAATCTGTAATAAAACGCAGCGTGGTCGAGTCTGACCTCCCGGCGGCCCAGCTTCACGCTGCCTAACCCCTCTTATGTGTTTTCTGGTGGCGTTTTTAGGCATCATGGCAGCCCTCCGACCCCTCACCAAGCCCAAAATCGTCAAAAAGAGGACCAAGAAGTTCATCAGACACCAGTCCGACCGCTACGTCAAAATCGCTGTAAGTTTTCTTGCATTGTACGGTGTTTTGTGTCCTGACTTTGCTGCACTCCTCACCCAATTTCGCGTGTGCCTGCAGCAAAACTGGAGGAAACCCAGGGGTATTGACAACAGGGTCCGCAGGCGGTTCAAGGGCCAGATGTTGATGCCCAACATCGGTTATGGTAGCAACAACAAGACCAAGCACATGCTGCCCACTGGCTTCAAGAAGTTCCTCGTCCACAACGTCAAGGAGCTGGAAGTTCTCATGATGAGCAACAAGTAAGATGCCTCTTCATTCCCCTCAGTTGAGCTTAAATTGAACAATCGTGGATGCTGGGAAAATCCAGCTCGGAGTGTTGCAGTGTGAGTCTTTAGAAGCATTCCAGCATTAGAGTTTATCGTAGAAAAGAGCTGCCTGTCTCCTTGCTCTGCCTGTGAGTTGCCCGTACTCTTGTCAGGTGTTGAAAAAGGAGGGAGAATGCAGCAGAGGATGTACCCATTCCACCCCTGGCTCGCACCATAGCCTGGAGGGTGGAAGATAATCTGCCACAAGTGTAGTAGTATATTTGTGACAGTCCAAGatgtattgtatttatatttatgtatatatgtgtgtatatgtgtgtgtgtgtgtgtgtgtgtgtgtatatgtatgtatgtatatgtttaatttaaaattcgGTGTTTACCCCCACTAATATGCCCGTCTTCCTGTATCTGCAGGACCCACTGTGCCGAGATTGCACACAATGTGTCTTCTAAGAACAGGAAGCTGATTGTGGAGAGGGCGGCTCAGTTGGCCATCAAAGTCACCAATCCCAACGCCAGGCTGCGCAGCGAGGAGAACGAGTGATCTAGCGCTCTGTGTGCTTTGGGTTTCAATAAATTTGCGTTTTGAAGAAACGTTTCATTTTGCTTTGATTTCTGTTGAGGTCACCACGGGgctggttttaaaaatgcagctAAAAAAACTCTATGAAAATTCTTTTACTTGTGGGCATATTTGATTGGCACATGGTttgacacatttattttatccttttttatttttccaaacaggcaaaagaaatgaataaatatcccCCTTGTGTGATAAATAGCAGCTGACATTTTAGTTGGGTGGCTGAGTTGGCTGCTGGATTTATAATAAGGTGAGAGATTTAAGCTTTCTGGattattttaaacatgttaACATCAATAGTTTTGGCAAAATCTCAACAAAAATGCTTTCCTGGAAGGGAGTTTTAACTAGTGTCCATAGGCTGAGTTACTCCAGGTATGGGGTCACCCTGCACGCTGTCAAATATGCTGGCCATTTCAGTATTGGATCGGATCTGGTTTGCAAATTCTGCCATAATGGGGCTTTTCCCCACCTCGGAAATCGCGAGCAGAGCCGCCACTGCCCTCATGGCTGATCGACGAAGTTCCTCCTGCTTTTCAAACTCCTGTTTCACTGATCCTGCCTTCACCTGCAGGAGTACAGAGAGGACCTAAAATGATTCATGGAACTTAGTCTGATTGCTATATGTATGTGCAAGctgataaatattttacatattacaAAAATTGCTGAGTGGGTTTACACAGCAGCTTAAATGGACAGACTTTCCTGTAACTCCTCACACTAATTCCTAGTGCAGCGTAGATCAACTGATTtgagtaaaaataataattaaaggaAGGAAGGGTTCCACAGTGTAAACACTTGTAATGAAAGTAATTAATAGAATTGTTCACTTCGAAGCACTGTGTGTACTGCAGATCAAGTCCTTCTCGTACCTTAGTGGTGCAGGTTGCCCTCAGCGGCTCAACCAGACGGTCCAGCCTCTGCTCCACAGCAGCTGGACACAGGGTAGACAGTCTGGCCAGCATGATGAAGGTTAACATCTgaaaaagtcaagtgattgtcattgtgcaattTGGTTGTAAACCCAGAGTTTAGTAGACAGCAGCCCATCTGGAGTTTTGTTCTGTACTAACTCATATTAGGAcaagatacatatttatgtaagGTGGGTGGTAGGAGACTAACGTGTAACACATTTGAGACTACAAggtcataggttcaaaccccacttaccaccattgtatccctgagcaagacacttaaccctgagtgtctccagggggtctgtccctgtaactaatgaatcgctctggataacggtgTCTGATAATGCTGGGACAAGTGACATGTGACTGgcaaaaacagtaaaaacatgTAATAATTCCAGATTGACTGTTCTAAAGCTTTATGCTTAGATGCTGTGAGAAGAGCTGAAAGGTATCTGCTAAAACACACAGATTTGATTTTAGAGTGTTTTTATGACTGCTCACCCTGATGTCATAGTGGTCTTTAAGTCCTTCCTCTAAGTGGCTGAGAAACTCAAAGATGTCCAGACAGTCAAGGCAACTGTCCAGCAGGGTGTACATGCACTCAAATGCTGCCTTCCGCACATCCAAGCCATCATCCACAGTGTGCTTAAAAGGACCCATCTCAACCTGATAattaagaatgaaaaaaaattaaaatgggtCATAACAGAAGTGCTGAAAGATTGCCTAAAGTCATGTATATACAGTATCAACAGAAACAATTTACACCCCTTCACTTTTTTGGTAATGTTGTATTGTAAAATTGATTTTTGTATTGTGATTCCTCAAAGATCACAGCAGAACACCCTAtaacactctggataagggcatctgataaatgctgtaataataaagatgtaaaaaatatgcaaaaataaagACGTAAAAATTTTTACTGACAAAAGCTGACATCAGCTTTACTGACAACATCTTatctctactcaaccctccgactccccctgccccaacttccttaacagctgatgattttgccaacttcttcacagggaagattgaaaaaatctgtgagacattctccaccactaatcctactcttccttctgaaaattcgacaactactctaaatcaattttctaagatcacatctgatgaaatcattcagattatatccacaggcaacccaaccacctgtccactagatccaataccttctgcaatgtttcaaactatctcccctgacctcatccctttcatttcttatatcataaacagctcaatctcatctggccacgtaccatccgccttggcagtggtttgcttcctaccttaatgagcgatcttaccaagtaacttggaaaggatctacctctacctcacgtacactctccactggtgtccctcaaggctcggtgctaggtcctctccttttctccctctacacgagatcacttggtgaggtcatttcctcacatggattatcctaccactgctatgctgatgacacacaactcctcttctcctttcctccctctgatctacatgctgcttccaaaatctctgcatgtctaaccgacatctcgtcttggatggcagcccatcacctccaactcaatcccaccaaaactgaactaatattcattccagcacattcttcaccacatcaggatcttgctatttacctagacaactcgcagctctctccttctgcaacagcccgcaaccttggagtaacaatagataaccaactctccttctcaactcacatcagcaatctttcccgctcatgtagattccttctctacaatatcagacgaatccgcccttatctgtcaacccaggccacccaactactggttcagtccttagtaatctcacgactggactactgcaactcccttcttgctggtctaccactatgtaccatccaacctctacaactcatacaaaatgcagcagcacgactgatcttcaaccttcccaatttctcccacaccgcccctctgctacgttccctccactggctcccagtagctgcacgcatcaggttcaaattactgatgctggcctataaagccaaacatggagcagcaccatcctacctcaca
Encoded here:
- the rpl32 gene encoding large ribosomal subunit protein eL32, with the translated sequence MAALRPLTKPKIVKKRTKKFIRHQSDRYVKIAQNWRKPRGIDNRVRRRFKGQMLMPNIGYGSNNKTKHMLPTGFKKFLVHNVKELEVLMMSNKTHCAEIAHNVSSKNRKLIVERAAQLAIKVTNPNARLRSEENE